The genomic DNA ATCGAGCTGCTACTGGATCTCAAACGCTAGGTAATATTCACTATTCACCACCTATAAATTAAGTAGTCGGTGTGCAAAATCCACCAGCCAGCAGCTTCCACACAGCTGAGTTTGCTGAAAGCTATTGGTGATAACAATAGCAAGAGTTCCATTTTGATGAAAGGGTTTTTCTGTAACCTAGTTTCATGATGTCCCTCAAACATACATGACAGAGTgacttttttcttcatttttctgtttttaatgGACTGAACTGAAGTCCATTTGTTTTAAGTTGAAGTGACAAGAAGAAGTTTCAGAACTCCCTCATCAATGCTCAAAATCTCAAACCCTTCAAAGCTTACGCTAACAAAAGCCACTACTTGTCTGAACCTACTGCTCAGTTGGCAATCAAAACCCATTTCTACATCATCCTTTCCAGTCCTAACTCACGAACATATAGCCCGTCTCATTTTAGACCAAAAATCAGCTTCCCAAGCTCTTCAAACCTTCAAATGGGCCGCAAAACTCCCAAACTTCACCCATTCGCAATCCACTTACCGGGCTTTAATCTATAAATTATGTGCATTTCGTCGCTTTGACACTGTCAAGGAACTGCTTGACGAAATGCCCCACTCAATTCAATCACCCCCTGATGAGTCTATTTTCATCACAATTGTTCGTGGCCTTGGCAGGGCACGTATGATTAAAGAAGTTACGAGAGTTGTTGATTTGTTTTCGAGGTTTAACCAAACCCCATCTCTGAAACTTTTCAATGCTGTTCTTGATGTTCTTGTTAAGGAAGATATTGATTTGGCAAGAGCATTTTATAGGAAGAAGATGATGGCAACTGGGATTCAAGGTGATGAATACACATATGGTATTTTGATGAAGGGTCTTTGCTTGACTAATAAGATTGGTGATGGTTTTAAGCTCTTGCAAATTATGAAATCTCGAGGGTAAAGCCGAGTAGTGTGATTTATAACACATTGCTTCATGCACTTTGCAAAAATGGAAAAGTTGGGAGGGCAAggagtttgatgaatgaaatGGAAGAACCCAATGATGTTACTTTTAACGTTTTGATATCTGCTTATTGCAAAGAAGAGAATTTAGTTAATGCTCTTGTGTTGTTGGAGAAGAGCTTTAATTTTGGCTTTTTACCTGATATCGTTACTATTACAAAGGTTGTGGAACTTCTATGCAACACAGGCCGTGTAGCAGAAGCTGTTGAAATTTTTGAGAGAGTAGAGAGCAAGGGAAGTGTAATTGATGTCACTGCTTATAACACCTTGATAAAGGGTTTTTGTAGATTAGGGAAGGCAAAAGTTGGGTATCGGTTTTTGAAAGAGATGGAGAGGAAGGGCTGCCTTCCGAATGTagacacatataatatattgatttctGGGTTTTGTGAAACTAAGATGTTGGATTTAGCTCTTGATATGTTTAATGACATGAAAACAGATGGGATCAATTGGAACTTTGTTACTTATGATACATTAATTAAGGGTTTGTGCTCAGGAGGGAGGATGAAAGACGGTTTAAAGATCTTAGAGTTGATGGAAGATAGCAAAGAGGGTTCTAAACTACACATTAGTCCGTATAACAGTGTGTTATATGGTTTGTACAAGGAGAACCAACGGAATCAAGCACTAGAGTTTCTTACAAACATGGAGAAATTATTCCCAAAAGCTGTTGATAGGAGTGTAAGGATATTAGGCTTTTGTGAGGACGGTGGTATAGATAATGCCAAAAAGGTCTTTGATCAGATGACTGAAGAAGGGTTAGTTCCAAGTATTCTTGTTTATGACTGCCTAATCCGTGGTTTTTGCCAAGAAGAACGTGTGCGAGAGGCGTTTGAACTAATGAATGGGATGGTTGAACATGGCTATTTTCCAGTTGCATCAACATTCAATGCTCTAATTGTTGAGTTTTGCAGTCAGGGAAAAGTTATGACAGCTTTGAAACTCATGGAGGATATGGTTAGGAGAGGCTCTTCACCTGATGCAGGAAGTTATAATCCTTTGATTGATGGTTTCTGCAAAAAGGGAGATTTCCAGAATGCTCTGAGACTCTTCTCACAGATGGTTGAGAAAGTCATCCTTCCTGATTATTTAACATGGAACTCTTTGATTTTCGGTCTTAGTCAACAAACAATATGGTCACAACACAGGAACATATccaatttaaacaaattattgcaATGGATT from Mangifera indica cultivar Alphonso chromosome 16, CATAS_Mindica_2.1, whole genome shotgun sequence includes the following:
- the LOC123198803 gene encoding LOW QUALITY PROTEIN: pentatricopeptide repeat-containing protein At2g17525, mitochondrial (The sequence of the model RefSeq protein was modified relative to this genomic sequence to represent the inferred CDS: inserted 1 base in 1 codon), producing the protein MLKISNPSKLTLTKATTCLNLLLSWQSKPISTSSFPVLTHEHIARLILDQKSASQALQTFKWAAKLPNFTHSQSTYRALIYKLCAFRRFDTVKELLDEMPHSIQSPPDESIFITIVRGLGRARMIKEVTRVVDLFSRFNQTPSLKLFNAVLDVLVKEDIDLARAFYRKKMMATGIQGDEYTYGILMKGLCLTNKIGDGFKLLQIMKXSRVKPSSVIYNTLLHALCKNGKVGRARSLMNEMEEPNDVTFNVLISAYCKEENLVNALVLLEKSFNFGFLPDIVTITKVVELLCNTGRVAEAVEIFERVESKGSVIDVTAYNTLIKGFCRLGKAKVGYRFLKEMERKGCLPNVDTYNILISGFCETKMLDLALDMFNDMKTDGINWNFVTYDTLIKGLCSGGRMKDGLKILELMEDSKEGSKLHISPYNSVLYGLYKENQRNQALEFLTNMEKLFPKAVDRSVRILGFCEDGGIDNAKKVFDQMTEEGLVPSILVYDCLIRGFCQEERVREAFELMNGMVEHGYFPVASTFNALIVEFCSQGKVMTALKLMEDMVRRGSSPDAGSYNPLIDGFCKKGDFQNALRLFSQMVEKVILPDYLTWNSLIFGLSQQTIWSQHRNISNLNKLLQWITET